The genomic interval TTCCTGAGTGGTTTTGAGCGACTTAGTGATGCTGTCCAGTTGGACACGACCAGAGAGCAGGCTCTCCTCGAGCATGACCTCCTCGTCCTGCAGCCGGCTCAGGTCCGTCTTGGTGCGGCTCAGTTCATCCTCCTGGCTCCGGAGGTCGGTCTCCTGAGAGCGGATCTGGTTCTGCAGGGACGAGATCTGGAGGGGgaaagcagaaaacaaaaaaggggaATCGGGTATTATATTTGCAGCCTCAACAATTGCGTAGTAGTTTAACAGCTCTACATTTAATGTGCTTATTCATATCCGACCTGGGGTTTCGTATTAGGAAGGATCAAAGCagcaatatttaaaagtttgttCTCAGCAGGatgcaagaaaaacacaaaagttgGCATAGTAGCAAGATGGCGGTCCAAAATATACTCTTTACTTAATTGTCTAAACAAACCAGGAATGCAATGCTTCACCTCCTAATGTGCATGTGATCTTCCCATAAAACTAAGTAAGCAAAACATCAGCAGCTACAGTATTTCAGAACACTTAATCCCTTTGATAAAAGTAATAAAGATGCAGCCTTTTCCTTGAAACAAACCTCGACCTCAACTGACATCTGCTTGATATCTGGTACCCAGATATACCTGAAAGCATCATCTGCTTAGCACATAGATTACACCACAACCAGATGACAAATGCACGAGCATTGTATCACCAGAAGCACGAAACAAAATATAACAGCATTTCATATTGTAATATATGCATGACGCTAAGTCTAACCATCTGGGACTCTTCCTGGCACTTCTGCTTGACGTCGTTGAGCATCCCCTCCAGCTTGGAGCGCTGCTGGTCCATCTCCTCCAGACGTTCCTGGGCATCCTGCTTCTGCGAATCCAGgtcctgcaggctgctgcttTCCCTGTCCAATCCATTCTGCATGTCCTGAGggtccgacacacacacacacacacacacacacacacacacacacacacacacacacacacacacacacacacacacacacacacacacacacacacacacacacacacacacacacacacacacacacacacacacacacacacacacacacacacacacacacacacacacacacacacacacacacacacacacacacacacacacgattcatAAGTTTACTTATTTGTATACACTATGCATTTTATatcatatacaaacatacatctAGCTGTGCTTTGTATCGTTTCCAGGCACTAAGACTTATAGTCTCTCGTGAGTTACTATCTCGCTGATATTTTAACCTTTAACAGACGACttgaacattatttttggcTTACCTGAACTTCACTATTTTGCTGTCGGATGGTTTCCTCCTTTTCCCTGATCTCTTGCTCCAGAATGAATTTCTCTCTGTAGATCAACAACATGGGAGACGAGCAAGTTCAgtaacaaaatgtgttattacttCCGACCAAAGCCTATGTTGGCAAAACATAATGCGTAAAAAGAACAAATTGTGACATTTGGAAATAATCTTTAGTCTTTTTACACATGCTTGACAGATGGAgtctgttgctgttgctgtaaATATGCTCTCACTGGACAAAGCAAGGGCTCCATGGTGACATTACTTTCTTAACTAATTCTCTCttggaataaaaacaatctaATAAGAGCATCTTGTGAAATAAAGcattatttgattttaaaaatatatatatatatatccaagaGTTTAAAACAGTTTGAACCTGAAAATCACTTCAATACAACCCATCCTCCTTTttctgagaggaagagaaacaaagcTCTCCTCCTGCTACTCAGGGGCTCACCTCTGCAGCTGAGCTATTTCCTGGCTGAGGTCATCCAGCTCTTTGATGCCTGTCAGCTCGGCCGACCCCGTGGAGCTGGTGCTGTCCTGAggccagagacagagacggacgagttagagggggggggggagagagagagaaagagagttggGTTAGAAGAAGTACGATGGCTAAAGTGAGGGTGACAGAAGGTGAGAACAAAAGACGACAAGAGCGACTTACGGCAGGTAGGACAAGGAAATGGACGTGAAAAAGAGGGGACAAGGAATGTTCAAATAGGCAAAGGGgacaaaaaggaagaaagagagcagcGAGGACATGATGAATGGTACGCGGAGGAGCTCCCTGCTGATGtttgtaacaaaacaaaagacacaggaAGGAAATACAAACACCTTGCACAGCTAGGGAGGGGACAAGAGATCCAAACAATACATGAATGAGGAGAAATGCAATTTAACACTATGGTGAAATATggctatatatctatatctattcaAAATATCAAGCCTTTGACAAATTTGTGTCCCAGAATCCTCTCTTTTTACGAGCACTCGAATCATTGGTCCAACATGTGCTACACCTAAAGCGTTCCCCCCGTaagtctttcttttgtttttgtttcatattcAACCTCAAAAAGGAACTGTGTAATTGCGGAATCTGTGTAAAATAGCTATTTGTTTGCAATGATAGTAGTTCTGTAAGAGTTACAAAATATtatgtatctgtagtgtatttctttaaatgctCTTGCTTAATTGATTTTACGCCATTTATGACCTCAAACTGTtcataacaaacacaaaagaccGTTTCTTTGATGTAGAAAGCTCAACTAGAGTTACATGTTAGTCAAATCTAAACCTGCACATTTTAGGAAGTTTATCCAAATAAATTGTTCATGTGTCCATTGACCATAactgtgaaaagaaagaaatcaagcaAAACTTGAATATAGACCGACACAAAAATGCTTCTTAAAGAGATcttaaagagaaacaaaaagagaaaatgccTCTTTAATCATTGGTTGGCCAACGCAggatattatatattcataaacAACTAGTAACACAACGTGACACTACTTGTTTGACTACAACAACATACATAATAAGTAACTATACTGTAGCTGGACATTGGTTGCTGTGAGAGACCATTGATGAACCTGTTGTTCGCTTTTAGCACAGTTGAGGTTTTGAAAAGAGACATTTGGGGAAAATCCAAGGCATAACAAATATGttgcaaagagaaaacaagagctAATACATTCTGTGGTCCCCTTTGTTGGGAAACACTATTTGGGGAAATGAATACATAATACAAGTAACATGGTCCTGTGTGCACCCAGTGCTTCAGACTGACACAGAGAGTTTGACAGAACAATAGCGCCACCTTGTGAAACAAAGCTCAACTACTTACTCTGCGCATATTAGCTAGTGTAGCAAGTTCAGGTCTGACAGCTGACATAAGCCCCGCATAGATCTGTTAGACGGGATAGAAGAGAGAccaaaaaagcaaaagcataAAGAACAGTTTTGCGAGGCAAGCCTGAAAAGCCAGAAAGCAGaactctgcatttaaaatgcataTAGTAGCATGAAAACATAGACCCTTGAGGTacagatgagagaaaaaaacaattggCTTTGAaagaatatgaaaatatgaagcAGGGGTTGAAGTGGGCTAAAGTCAGGACTCACAGTGCTCGCCGCTGAAGCTGCAGTCCTTTCTGATGGGGGAATCATGTCCGTGGTTAGAGTGGAGGGAGGGTCTACGCCTTTAGTGACCTTCTGCTGGATCAGGTACAGGGCCAGAGAGAACTGCTCCCGGGTCAGCTTGCCAGTCTGTTTAGTGTCAGCGAGTCCCCtgcagaaaggaggagagactTCCCtcaaaacatatacagtaaacTTCCTGAGAAATAATACCCAACGTCCCCTGATTAAAAATATCCTCTGTACGGTCAACATTTTCTAATGTCCAGTTTACACTGCCATGATATagcacacatttctttcttatgTTGCACCAATCTTCtggagaaaatgtaatgtttcaaaCTGTCCACCAGGTGGAGCTacagagttacacctggtgaGACTAGCTCCTCATACACTAGGTGAAttatcttgtgtgtttgtgaaagtaATGagtaaaacatctttaaataaatatgatctAATCTACTCATACAGAATTAGTGATTTGGgacaataaatacttttaattggGACTAGCTCCTTTTTGGGCTTCAGGAATTTAAGTTTGATTTAAGTTTGAGAAGTATATTTCCCCGAAACACCcttcttttgtttgatttgcTATTTCCATATTTTTTCCTTAAATGAGACACCCCCCCCCATGTTCATTTTTTGTGTTCTATATTAAAATCAACATTCTGTAAAAGTATCTTACTAAAAATGTGAACTGCTGCTGTAATGTGATCTAAAATAAAGATCTAAACTGAACGGAGCTGATATGCTGGTCTCACCATATCTGTGCCAACATAGTCTGGGAGAGACTGGACTGCATGAAGATCTCTATGACCTCAGTTCCGTTAACGAGGCCGTCATTGTCGCTGTCTGCTTTCTTGAAGATCTCATCATATCGCTCCCTGTCAGCCAACGGTACCACCCAGTTCACCACCGGCTGGAATAAACAAAAGGCgacatttaagtcattttagATGATCTGCCAAAACCTCAGGagcaattgtttttttaataacaggTGGTATTTATGTGTTATACTGGTTAAAAGTAAACATAGCCAAGAGTCCTCACAGTTTACCACACATAGGATGATGATTTGTCACTGACTTAtcacacattcaaataaaaaggaCAGAAATCATGTAAAAGTTTAAATTCAAGCTACTGTAACTAAATGAGTGACTGTAACAAGTAATGCAAGTAAACTGCACACATGTAAGAAATCTGGTATGAGCACTCTAACTTTTTGCCTTGGGTAAGTTAAacagaaaaaagacatttgaggaaatgGCAAGTAAACTAGCAAGGAGAAAAGAACAGGAATGAGATaacaggaaaaaggaaaaaaagataaCATCACAACAAGTGTCACGACTTGGCTGGGGAACAAGTCCCCGAAAGGACATACAGAGTGCATCCTGGTACCTGGAGAGATGCTACTTCACCTCCTGGGCACCGGACCCCtcacactgtatatatgtgtgtaatagCTGctcactgctcctaatactaatATGCATTAAATGCAGAGTTTAAATTTCACTgggtgtgctgtgctgtgctgtgtgactcaaaatcctccatttttATCATGGTACAAGTTAGTACAGATTCTCActtctttttcctttcaaggaaaCCTGTTTCTGCATAAGTCACGGGTGAAATAAGGCCTGCAGCTAGAACaaggcagagaggaaaacacTAGCCTGTGCCCAATGCTCAAAACAATGTGGCAAAACAGGTACACCCATTTGCAACAGAAAATTGTTGATACATGAAACGCTGGTTTACGGGCACTTCCCTTGTGACTCTTACCGAGGGAGGAGCAAGGAAAACTATATACATATTTTGACATTTCCAAGTCAATACATGACACGGCACCTAGTGCAACAGATGAAGCATGCTACAAATTCAGTGAGGCAGCTGTGTGAAACTACCCAAGCTAACAGGCATGACACCCTTTGAATCAGCTAGTTTTTATGTAGAAAGTAGTGCTTCAACTTTCAGTAGAAATGTATGTGAAAATATGATCATATCATGTTATAATTTCACAAAAGTCTGTAGTCTAAATGAATTATTTGGAGTGAATTGCATTTCAAagctaataaatgttttttgttttacatgaatGAGGAGTTGTTGGATGTAACAAAGAAAAGTAGATCTGCAGTATATCATTGCACTAAACATTAGTTTGATTATTGTATGTGTGATTTTTTCTAGTTTCTTTAAGGGATGTATAAAAATATAGGAAATACAAATCCATGCAGTGATGAGGTCGCTACGCCTACATCAACACCTCAAGAGAAACGCAAGGGAGTTGACATACCGGTGAGCTGGATTTAAAGGAGTGTTTTGGAGAGAGGTTGACAGTACTGGTGCTGAAGGGAGAAGCGCTGACCAGAGGAGGAGTGCTTCGCAGGGACTCTTTGAGAGAAGCTGGACCAGCCATAAAACCGGACAGAGCGGGCAGCACAGCCACAGCACCTGGCAGCGTGCCTGCAGACTTTTTCCTTTTAGAAGGGGGGATGAGGGATGTGGGTAAGGCAGTTGGGACAGGCTCACTATCCATGGCACGATACACAAGATGCATGGCCTAGAAAATGGGAAATCAGGACATTTATTATTCTTCAAAAAAAGTTTGATTTCAAAAACAATTAAGTATTAGATCCCAAGAATTCCTCTGGAGTGAGAGTAAAACTTCAAATAAAAGTCACCAGCTCACCACTGTGAACTCATCTTTGTCCAAGTGTCCATCTTTGTCCACATCACTTAGGTCCCAAATCTACAGAAACATTAAGTGAATGCCAAAATGAACCATCTTTAGCTGCTTTGATTTGCAATATCAGGAAAAACTGTGACAGTGTTATGCGTTACATCACTCCAACATGTAATATCACCTTTCCTAACGCATCCAGAGGTAGCTTGGAGTTGATCAAAACTGGCCTGACTTTATCGCCAGGGAGGAGACCATTTAGAGGGCACAGACTCTCAAAAATGCCCTCAAACATCCCTTTTTCATCAGGCTAGGAAGGAAGATGAACTAAGTTTAAGTGACAAGTTTGATTTTAACAAGAATGTTCTGTGACAAATGGTATTAACTCACCCTAATTGCCCACTGCGAGTCAGGTCCCGTTgttgaaacatttaataatggGCTGTTTGTATCtttctgtaaaaaataaaaggataaCAAGATATAAACAAGCAGAGCAGGCGaaccagtaaaaatatataaatgaagttAGGGATGTaatttcctcctttttaacgacaggatgaacaaattggtgaaaggtggtcttaaactgacacctcaaataacccccGCGCTCTAAACCATCatcccccattcttctcccccctGCCAGATATCCCCCGCACCTCCCCCTCGGCTTATATTAAAAGCACActcatggacactcaaggacatcaTCAAACTGGTCACCAAACTGTTCTAATATGTCATGCCGTTCTTGTCTTGATtactaccagactaaataatcagcgTTCAGTACGCACTAcgtctggttatcttagatcTATCAGTACACAACCAGGACCGtcattactggtgtggcaacactgactgagacgtgtcctccaaactataaacactatcaggcagtcaggcaaaataagaaaggtggagggattgcggctatcttatcagcgtcgcttgtatgtaatgacattgacctgggtgaaaTGTCACTTGCTaatgagctcaaagcagaactatctttgctcatcattgtacaggccaccaaaatattcaacaccatttctacaggaattctcagagctgatttcgctcagcatcactagatgtgaaagaataatcctgcatggagacctaaatatttacgtaaataagaagaatgatcccaagactattgaacttgaaaagttactagacagctacgatctaaaacaaaatatcaatgaacccactcatcagcatggtaacacactagacttagtgataacgacgaggctggacatcgataaggtctcagtaatcaaattaccaatatctgaccatcactgtgtgttttttgacgctaacctaatcttaacaaagaccaaaagagagacagtggtcaaaaaaagaacacaagatgacacagcagaggaaacattctctaacatcatgagatcatgtgagccatgctcagactgcgtcttaaatctcatggttgaaaatctaaacaacaccttgtcatctactctggatactgttgctccattaaaaggtcaaaaagaaaatcgactgacagaatctccccatggttaccTGAGATCAAACAGactgttaccacgggaacaagaggaagtttctctgataaatggatttgcatgttctttacacaattagtagaaaagtgaaagattaaagaatattattggagaaaaactggctttaacagatagatttcatgaaacttaacaaactggggtttgtttatgaagcgggctttaaacctagattttgccaaaagaatctggactcataGAGACGTCTgtgacgctgtaaacgtaaaaagTACGAAGACTACCACGAATGGGTAGCAAAgagagtaaaccagttgaagggccacaggggcccattgttgatctcatgcttttaaaatatggctctgatagtttaaaaacatttacaagaatggtgtgatgaatggggtttcccggcaggagggtcgttaagtacggcacagatagagaaactaggcatgatttccaatgttattttaattctgctattttatgttattttaattctgctattttatactatttttataaaaggtacttcagactcatttacatctacactgtgattattgtactgtaaatgctcttattctgtctaatgttttactaatttttatgtttttgctgtgaagcactttgggctgcaattcttgtatgaaaggtgctatacaaataaagcttattattagtattattattattaatattaatattaataataataaaattgtcCCTTCCTGAGACATTCAATGTCCATTAATTTCTCATATGAGCAACAAAAGTAGTTTTTCTCCACCAAGTGTGTTCTTTACCACAacattacctccaccaaggaggtaatgtttttggtttggtttgtggGTTTGttagcaggattacggaaaaaaacattttcatgaagtttggtggaagggtgtagcgtgggccaaagaagaacccaaTACATTTTGGCCATCACATTTAGGAGCGGATCAgaatcacggggcagatacaagaattatgtttaatttatggaaacggccttgccGGAGGTCCGCtctctctgagtgcccttctagttagATATTACAATTGTCAGGAGAGTAATTTCATTACTTACAAATTTGGGGGCAGCTAAATTTTGGTTGAGGTTGTTAAGGCTGATATCATTTCCACCCTGTGCCGAGGCCACAAGTCTCACAGCAATGAAGAAACCCTACgaaagaggaagaaagcaaGTCAAATCCGgtattttatacacacacatcagcatcaCCAATCACAGCAAATGTACAGAGAAATTCAGTGTTACCCGTCTATCCAAATAGCCTTTTCTTTCTGAATCCGCCAAATCCCAAAtctaaaaaacattacaataaaaaaaacatttagatgcTATTAATCGATTAtacaagtgtgtttttgtgtgtgcatgtatgcgAGTTTGTAACCCACCTTCCCCAATGTACTGTCTGACAGCCCTGACTTCTTAAGAAACTGAGCTGCATCTCCAGCCGATATTTTTCCCGTGTTTCCTGGATCCAGCTAAAAAGAaccaataacaaaacaataagaagATACAGCAGATATGACTGTATTCATCAATTGATTTAATATGACAGATAATATTCAGCTGAATGAAAACTTGAAGAGCTGTAGTGGAAATCCAAGCAGTAACCCCGACCTTACCTGTCTATAATAGTTCTCATAGGCTGGGTTTCCACTTGTTAACTGCAGAAGCAGGGGGAGACACATATAACACCGGTAAGTTACAAATGAGACTgtcagcacatacacacaattaaTATTTTAGACAGCTAAAAATAGCTAAAACGTTAGTAGACTGTAGCTACATCACTCAGTTTGTCCGTAAGAGGTACACGTAGATAAACACAGCTGTGgtcgctaacgttagctaactaactaaaggtttgtttgtgttcagttttAGGTAACGTTACTAGCTAGTTAGCCATATTTTTATCTTCACCAGTGACGTTATCATCCTTGCTGCTAACGTTACTACTTTCCTTTGCTTCCTTGTTATGTTCAAACGTACAGGAACTTTGCTATCCTTACTACCTAGCTAACCATGTCAACTTAGTTGACAACGAAAGGTTGCTTATACGGTTCCACTGACCAATGTTATTCACAGCTTGTACAGTAATAATGCAGTTAGATCATACAAGACTGTCACTGTCTCTTGATTATGATCCATAATGACATTTGAGACTTTTCTTTAGCTATTTGAGAGTTGTTACCTGACTAAGAGTCATGAACGCCGCCATATTTCCTGGTGTCTCGTGAGTGCGCAAACGCCCCTTAACCGAACGGGCACGAGCGGCGGCAGATCGGAGGGGGTCCTGGTTCCGGTGGGTGTACAGTCTCAGTCACCGCACCATGGGCACTGGCCTTGCTAAAACTGTAACCTACTGACCGCTCCTGACGCTCATGAGAGGGATCAGGGTTGGGGAAATATATTGGTACAGTCATAAACTCTGACTGGATAAATCACGCCCTGATGGACAAATCATGACAATGACTAGGCACAAGTATGACGActtgaatttaaaaaaggcatGGAGAATATCAGACAAATATTGTAACATATTATCAATAACAATTTCAATATGTTACATATATAGGTGTTTAATCGTACAtagaatatataatgtaaagCACGTTCCAGTAAGGTTTTAACTGAACATTGATTATTCGTGTGATGCATGTGttttaaacaaagacacaaactttCACTTATTTTCCATTGTATTGATGATGTATGATTGATAAGCAACACTTTCTATCTGgaaatacgttttttttttaagatctCGTagagaatacacacatataatataatacaaaacgttatcaaataaaatgtacaattattCATAGAAATATATGCACAAACAGTCATTTCTTAATCACTAGGTATAGATAagaacaaaaaagaacaaaaataagggccataaatcaaaacaagaaacaagcTTTTTCTCCACAAATCTTTACTAATTTACTTGagtacacttttttttaaagtgatcaTTTGAAATAATTTATGAACCAACTAGAGGGGTTACTATTTCTCCACTTGCTACAATGAATATGATATTTACTCATAAGAATAATCATATTAATCAGGtcagaaaaataaacagaaattaaatgattcatataaaaagaaaaaagaaattctaAAAGTCAGAATATCATTTACCCAAAATCTTTTCCCAACCCACTGTTGTTCAGATTTCAAAAatgtctattttctttttttatagacTTATATGGTGTTGCTCAAAGTTTATGCCAACTTCGTACTATAAACTAGAATTACCCCCTTGTGGTTGAATGCCACTGCCAACTGGTCGAGttgctttttacatttacatccatgtctgtccaaaaagTCTTCCTAATTTTATGGTAGACatctgtgtgaaattgtcataaaacaaaagaacatgGCTTCCAACAAAGATAAAGGTCATTTCTAAATGTAGAATGCTGATGAAACATCTATCCATTTATTCtttgtgtaaaatatttattattttaagatCTAAATTATGCTCACATTTTCATTACTTTaagaattattttaatataagttttatttgaatcccttattttctaatatttatatacttGTTGAGTtctcctgtaatgttgtgtactCGTTAGTCCAACACAGAATGGTTAAGTCGGGTAATAATGAGAACATAATTTCATTATACATATGCAGCACAGAATATGACCAGGCAATAGGGTTAtaatcttttaataaaaactttGGTATCAATAACATTCTGGCCAATAAAAATAAGTGTGACCTTTAGTGATGTCATGAGTCACACCAGGGGCCCACCATCCGTTTCTCCAGACTGTCAGGATTTAATTCAGGTTCCATCACATTACCACGaagaaataaatgcatttcaatGTAGAAAAACCATTTCATTGTGCCCTTAGATGAAGATTAATTTAAGTCTGAACACTCCATTCAATTATGCCTTAAAGAGTGTGGAAAGGAAAGTAAAAAGTCAGTGCCACAGACAAGAAATACGTTGCATAACAATCTCGATTGCTGTCTgtattttgtgatttgttttgcaGTTAAATCTTACTGGTTTATGCATTTTATGTTCAGACGTGTGCATTGTTTGTTTCACCAGGTTGTAAGAGGAATGTTCCTCCAGGGACACATCTGAATGGCTTATTCTCTGCAAATCTcaaattgtcattttttatCACAGCTTCTGTGAAACCTGTACAAGGGAATCtgcatataaaataagaagtgAGAATCAAGAAAACATTGGATGTCAGTGCCTCCTTATTATCTGTTATTACAAAATGAAGAATGGACTTTGTAGATGGAAAACCTTAAGATTAAATCCAGCACTTCAGGGGCAACAAGTTAACATCATGACACAAATTAAAGAGAAACTAAGTCAATTAACACCCAGCCAACCATTGGGTTGTGTCCAAATCTCAGGGGAAGGATGCACAGCAGCCACAATACCCCCGGGAAATACAGGACAGAGTTTCTAAAGGCGGCACAGACAAAATCTCTTGCCACATCTCCTCAAAGCTCATCTTTAAGCTTTGCTTCTTCTTCATCCATTTCTGAAAGGGCCTCCTCCATTTCGTCCTTtgtatcctcctcctcctcctcatcgatttcatcatcttcatcatcgcCATCTTCACCATCCTCACCATCCTCCTCAACTTCGGTGTCTTGTTCTTTagtcttctcctcttcttcttttcgtTTCAGGTCATCTTGCTCCTGTTTCATTTTTCTCTCTGGTTCCTGTGAGGGAAGGTTTAGATAGTTACACCCCATGTCTCTTAATCTGTTCAGTATCTCACTGACAAACGCTTCACGAGTTgtacaaaagacaaaatgtggtaaaaaacaaacaaacggcaTACCTTTGTCACACCCCATGTCTCATTTGTAATGTCTTCTGCTTCCTTCACATCGTCGGTGACTAGGAAGTTGTCAAAGATGGTTCCAGATTTCACCTGAGATAAACAGTAGCAAATGTTACACTATAGCTTATTGCTACGACAACAACGTTACTATTCAAAGATGAACTAAATGTATCTCTCACCTGCCAAAGATCAAGACCTAAAACAGAAATTTTGTCAAACTTGTAGATGTTTGAATCAGCACTGTATTCAGGATTGTCAATCTCGGGATGCACCCAGGGTCCTTTGTAGTTGGGGTTGTCCACCTGTTTGGGTTTCCATTCTccctgcaaaacaaaacaggtattTATCAGGCTGCAAGGACCTTAGGAGAGtaaatgctaaacatttctCAGGCAGAGGCGATCACAAAGCTTTAGCCTACCTTGTACTCTGGGTTAGGGATCATGGGTGGCTCCCACTCTCCATCCATATCCACGTCCCAGTCAGTCAGGCTTTTTAGCATCAGGGTCTGGAATGTTCTCAGATCTGTCCCAGtcctaaaaaaaataaaaaataaaatctcaaaatGGAAACTGAATTTACAGAATTGTGAACgtaaatttagtttttttaagcACATGACAGTTGTGGAAATCtagagagaaataaatggaaaaacacTCCAGTCAGCATTTCCCACGTAATTAAGAGCACGTTCAGTCAATGCAAAGCAGAACAAAAGGTTAATTTTATGCAGGAAGTTGACTAACTTTACTGCTTGATTACAATAATAAAGCTCCTTCACCTCAGGCTTGGTGTCATCAGCATCATCCATCTTGGCATTGTCATCCCAGTCCTCTGGCTTCTTGGCTTCGGGGTCCTTAATGTTCTTAGGAGGCAGGAAGTCCCAGTCTTCCTCCAGACTGCCAGATTCTACCTTCTCATTATCAATCTTGACCTC from Cottoperca gobio chromosome 17, fCotGob3.1, whole genome shotgun sequence carries:
- the calr3b gene encoding LOW QUALITY PROTEIN: calreticulin 3b (The sequence of the model RefSeq protein was modified relative to this genomic sequence to represent the inferred CDS: deleted 1 base in 1 codon) — encoded protein: MQVLGVVAVILAVYCVHAKIYFREEFLDGDEWRSRWVNSKHKSDYGEWKLTAGNFYGDAEKDKGLQTSQDARFYAASARFEPFSNEGKPVVIQFTVKHEQKIDCGGGYVKVFPDDLDQTAMHGDSSYYIMFGPDICGYSTKKVHVIFNYKGKNHLIKKEIKCKDDELTHMYTLILNPDQTYEVKIDNEKVESGSLEEDWDFLPPKNIKDPEAKKPEDWDDNAKMDDADDTKPEDWDRSENIPDPDAKKPDDWDVDMDGEWEPPMIPNPEYKGEWKPKQVDNPNYKGPWVHPEIDNPEYSADSNIYKFDKISVLGLDLWQVKSGTIFDNFLVTDDVKEAEDITNETWGVTKEPERKMKQEQDDLKRKEEEEKTKEQDTEVEEDGEDGEDGDDEDDEIDEEEEEDTKDEMEEALSEMDEEEAKLKDEL